A window from Enterocloster bolteae encodes these proteins:
- a CDS encoding M20/M25/M40 family metallo-hydrolase yields the protein MVYPADVSQDRPLDVFMAHMDVVFSDETELPLRVEDGRIYCPGVGDDTACLVCLLLAGKYIARHVDSPSWREIRGEDAPGLLLVCNAGEEGLGNLKGVRKICEDYGGRIKSFCTFDSSLSSIVDRAVGSKRFRVKVRTRGGHSYNDFGNDNAIAGLASLVGKLYKIQVPEGGKTTYNVGMISGGTSVNTIAQEAEMLYEFRSDKRENLEYMERQFMEVLDRAKAEGTDVSFQVIGVRPCEGQVDPAQKQALTDWAHRVVEEMTGQAPKHHAGSTDCNIPLSLGIPSVCVGSFRGAGAHTREEYVETDSLEEGYKVAFGMIFGRRD from the coding sequence GTGGTGTATCCGGCGGATGTAAGCCAGGACAGGCCGTTGGATGTGTTCATGGCCCATATGGATGTGGTGTTTTCCGATGAGACAGAACTTCCCTTAAGGGTAGAGGACGGACGCATCTATTGTCCCGGCGTGGGAGACGACACGGCATGTCTGGTATGTCTTCTGCTGGCAGGGAAATATATAGCCCGGCATGTGGATTCTCCCAGTTGGAGGGAAATCCGGGGGGAGGATGCCCCCGGACTTCTGCTGGTGTGCAATGCAGGGGAAGAAGGTCTGGGAAACCTGAAGGGAGTGCGTAAGATCTGCGAGGACTACGGCGGCAGGATAAAGAGCTTTTGTACCTTTGACAGTTCTCTTTCCAGCATCGTGGACAGGGCGGTGGGTTCCAAGCGCTTCCGGGTAAAGGTCCGCACCCGGGGCGGTCATTCCTACAATGACTTTGGCAATGATAATGCCATAGCGGGACTGGCGTCCCTGGTGGGGAAGCTTTATAAAATCCAGGTGCCGGAGGGCGGAAAGACAACCTATAATGTAGGTATGATATCAGGAGGGACATCGGTTAATACCATTGCCCAGGAAGCCGAGATGCTGTACGAGTTCCGTTCCGACAAAAGGGAGAACCTGGAATATATGGAACGGCAGTTCATGGAGGTACTTGACCGTGCAAAGGCAGAGGGGACGGACGTGTCTTTCCAGGTTATAGGAGTCAGGCCCTGCGAAGGCCAGGTGGACCCGGCACAAAAACAGGCCCTGACAGACTGGGCCCACCGGGTGGTTGAAGAAATGACCGGACAGGCGCCCAAACACCATGCCGGCTCCACGGACTGCAATATCCCGCTGTCCTTGGGGATTCCAAGCGTGTGCGTGGGAAGCTTCCGCGGCGCAGGGGCCCATACCAGGGAGGAATATGTGGAGACAGATTCCCTGGAGGAAGGCTATAAGGTGGCATTCGGTATGATTTTCGGAAGAAGGGATTGA
- a CDS encoding ABC-F family ATP-binding cassette domain-containing protein, whose translation MNLVTIEHLTKSYTERLLFDDTSFSINEGEKIGLIGVNGTGKSTLLKIVAGLEDADSGSVVRGRSLYIRYLSQIPEFAEGDTVLESVMRENAGETHYSSADEMQATAKSMLNKLGIIEHDALTSTLSGGQRKRVALASVLMSTADLLILDEPTNHLDSGMADWLEEYLKAFRGALLMITHDRYFLDSVVGRIVELDKGKLYSYQANYEGFLALKAERMEMAEASERKRQTILRNEIAWMQRGARARSTKQKAHIQRFEELRDQKGPEYDRNVELESIASRLGRTTVEVKDLCKAYGDKVLMKDFTYIFLKNDRVGIIGPNGSGKSTLMKMLAGWVEPDSGTIQIGQTVKMGYFSQENEAMDESLKVIDYIKNVAEYVKTKDGSISASQMLERFLFPSGMQYTSIGRLSGGERRRLYLLRILMEAPNVILLDEPTNDLDIQTLTILEDYLDTFPGIVIAVSHDRYFLDRVVNRIFAFEGQGKVTQYEGGFTDYQIAWSARHPQETGEQKGVRAGDSDENGSGLPINRNNWKQAAGGEKKRKLSFKEQREWETIEADIAALEQSIGDLEQEIGKSATNYTRLNELMEEKSAREAQLEEKMERWMYLNELVEQIEAQK comes from the coding sequence ATGAATCTGGTTACCATTGAACATTTGACAAAATCATATACGGAGAGGCTGCTGTTTGACGACACGTCCTTCTCCATCAACGAGGGGGAGAAGATTGGGCTGATTGGCGTCAACGGCACGGGCAAGTCCACTCTCCTTAAGATTGTCGCGGGGCTGGAAGATGCGGACAGCGGCAGCGTGGTAAGGGGCCGCAGCCTCTACATACGCTATCTGTCCCAGATCCCGGAATTCGCGGAGGGGGATACGGTGCTTGAAAGCGTTATGCGGGAAAATGCCGGGGAAACCCACTACAGTTCTGCGGACGAGATGCAGGCCACGGCCAAGAGCATGCTTAACAAGCTGGGTATCATAGAACACGATGCCCTGACATCCACCCTTTCCGGCGGACAGAGAAAGAGGGTGGCCTTAGCCAGTGTGCTTATGAGTACAGCGGACCTTCTGATACTGGACGAGCCTACCAACCATCTGGACAGCGGTATGGCTGACTGGCTGGAGGAATATCTGAAAGCCTTCCGGGGCGCCCTGCTGATGATTACCCATGACCGGTACTTCCTGGACAGCGTGGTGGGCCGCATTGTGGAGCTGGACAAGGGAAAGCTCTACAGCTACCAGGCTAATTATGAGGGCTTCCTTGCCCTGAAGGCGGAGCGCATGGAGATGGCCGAGGCATCGGAGCGTAAACGGCAGACCATTCTGCGCAATGAGATTGCCTGGATGCAGCGGGGAGCCAGGGCCCGTTCCACCAAGCAGAAGGCCCATATACAGCGGTTTGAGGAGCTTCGGGACCAGAAAGGGCCGGAATATGACCGCAACGTGGAGCTGGAATCCATAGCCAGCCGGTTAGGCAGGACCACGGTGGAGGTGAAGGATCTGTGCAAGGCTTACGGGGACAAGGTGCTGATGAAGGATTTCACCTACATTTTCCTGAAAAATGACCGTGTGGGCATCATCGGCCCCAACGGAAGCGGAAAGTCCACCCTGATGAAGATGCTGGCAGGCTGGGTGGAACCGGATTCCGGCACCATCCAGATAGGACAGACCGTGAAGATGGGGTATTTTTCCCAGGAAAATGAGGCCATGGATGAAAGCCTTAAGGTTATCGACTATATTAAAAATGTGGCTGAGTACGTAAAGACAAAGGACGGCAGTATCAGCGCCAGCCAGATGTTAGAGCGGTTTTTATTCCCCTCCGGTATGCAGTATACCTCCATAGGCCGCTTATCAGGCGGGGAGAGGCGGAGGCTTTACCTGCTGCGTATCCTTATGGAGGCGCCTAATGTGATACTGTTGGACGAGCCCACCAATGACCTGGACATCCAGACACTGACCATACTGGAGGACTATCTGGATACATTTCCGGGCATAGTTATAGCCGTATCCCATGACCGGTATTTCCTGGACCGCGTTGTGAACCGAATCTTTGCCTTTGAGGGACAGGGAAAGGTGACCCAGTATGAGGGCGGATTTACGGATTATCAGATTGCCTGGTCCGCCAGACATCCCCAGGAGACAGGGGAGCAGAAGGGCGTAAGAGCCGGAGACAGTGATGAAAACGGGTCCGGCCTCCCCATAAACCGGAATAACTGGAAGCAGGCCGCAGGCGGCGAAAAGAAGCGCAAGCTTTCCTTTAAGGAACAGCGGGAATGGGAAACCATTGAGGCGGATATCGCGGCTCTGGAACAGTCCATCGGAGATTTGGAGCAGGAGATTGGAAAATCCGCCACCAACTATACCAGGCTCAATGAGCTGATGGAGGAAAAGTCCGCCAGGGAAGCACAGCTGGAGGAGAAGATGGAGCGCTGGATGTATCTTAACGAGCTGGTGGAGCAGATAGAGGCGCAGAAATAA
- a CDS encoding exodeoxyribonuclease III: MTKLISWNVNGLRACVGKGFLDFFREAEADVFCIQESKLQEGQIELDLPGYHQYWNYARKKGYSGTAMFTKEEPVSVSYGIGMEEHDTEGRVITAEFPEYYVVTCYTPNSQDGLARLDYRMKWEDDFLAYLKKLEENKPVVFCGDLNVAHKEIDLKNPKTNRKNAGFTDEERGKFTDLLAAGFVDTFRYFYPDLEGTYSWWSYRFSARAKNAGWRIDYFCVSESLKDRLVSASIHNTVMGSDHCPVELVIE; the protein is encoded by the coding sequence ATGACTAAGTTGATTTCGTGGAATGTAAACGGCCTCAGGGCCTGCGTAGGTAAAGGCTTTCTGGATTTTTTCAGGGAAGCGGAGGCAGATGTATTTTGTATACAGGAAAGCAAGCTTCAGGAGGGGCAGATTGAACTGGACCTGCCCGGCTATCACCAGTACTGGAACTACGCCAGGAAAAAGGGATATTCCGGCACAGCCATGTTCACGAAAGAGGAACCCGTGTCCGTGTCCTATGGCATCGGCATGGAGGAACACGATACCGAGGGGCGTGTGATTACGGCAGAGTTTCCTGAATATTATGTGGTGACCTGCTATACCCCCAATTCACAGGACGGCCTGGCTAGGCTGGATTACAGGATGAAGTGGGAGGACGATTTCCTGGCATACCTTAAGAAACTGGAGGAAAACAAGCCTGTGGTATTCTGCGGGGATCTGAATGTGGCCCACAAGGAGATTGACCTTAAGAATCCCAAGACAAACAGGAAAAATGCCGGCTTTACCGATGAGGAGAGGGGCAAGTTCACAGACCTTCTGGCAGCAGGCTTTGTGGACACGTTCCGCTATTTCTATCCGGACCTGGAGGGGACTTACTCCTGGTGGTCCTACCGTTTCAGCGCCAGGGCCAAAAATGCAGGGTGGCGCATTGACTATTTTTGTGTATCAGAAAGCCTTAAGGACAGACTGGTAAGCGCATCCATCCACAATACGGTTATGGGTTCAGACCATTGCCCGGTGGAGCTGGTGATTGAATAA
- a CDS encoding S-ribosylhomocysteine lyase codes for MEKITSFTIDHNKLQPGVYVSRKDQVEGGMVTTFDLRMTSPNEEPVMNTAEMHTIEHLGATFLRNHGTFGKKCIYFGPMGCRTGFYLLLAGDYQSADILPLMVEMYEFIRDFQGEVPGASPKDCGNYLDMNLGMARYLAGKYLEVLYHVDQFPESRLVYPE; via the coding sequence ATGGAAAAAATTACAAGTTTTACCATTGACCACAATAAGCTGCAGCCTGGAGTCTATGTATCCAGGAAGGACCAGGTGGAAGGGGGAATGGTGACCACCTTTGACCTGCGGATGACCTCGCCCAATGAGGAGCCGGTGATGAACACCGCAGAAATGCATACCATTGAGCATCTGGGGGCAACCTTTTTAAGGAATCACGGCACCTTTGGCAAAAAGTGCATTTACTTCGGACCCATGGGGTGCAGGACCGGTTTCTATCTGCTTCTGGCAGGGGATTACCAGTCCGCGGATATCCTGCCCCTGATGGTGGAAATGTATGAGTTTATCAGGGATTTTCAGGGGGAGGTGCCCGGGGCGTCGCCAAAGGACTGCGGTAATTATCTGGATATGAATTTGGGCATGGCCAGATACCTGGCCGGGAAGTACCTGGAAGTACTGTACCATGTGGACCAGTTCCCGGAATCCAGGCTGGTATATCCGGAGTAG
- a CDS encoding ABC-F family ATP-binding cassette domain-containing protein — protein sequence MISTSNISLRVGKKALFEDVNIKFTEGNCYGLIGANGAGKSTFLKILSGQLEPTSGDVIITPGQRLSFLQQDHFKYDQYTVLDTVIMGNKRLYEIMKEKEAIYMKEDFTDEDGIKAAELEGEFANMNGWEAESDAESLLNGLGIEPDLHYAQMGSLLGAQKVKVLLAQALFGNPDILLLDEPTNHLDLDAIAWLEEFLINFENTVIVVSHDRYFLNKVCTQIADIDYGKIQLFAGNYDFWVESSQLIVKQMKEANRKKEEKIKELQEFIQRFSANASKSKQATSRKRALEKIELDDIRPSSRKYPYIDFRPFREIGNEVLTVEHLSKTIDGEKILDDISFILGREDKVALVGPNERAKTVLFKILSGEMEPDEGSYKWGLTTSQAYFPKDNSAEFDNDDTIVEWLTQYSPEKDVTYVRGFLGRMLFAGEDGVKKVKVLSGGEKVRCMLSKMMISGANVLMLDEPTDHLDMESIDALNRGMIKFPGVMIFSSRDHQIVQTTANRIMEIINGKLVDKITTYDEYLESDEMARKRFTFTLTESEEADD from the coding sequence ATGATTAGTACAAGCAACATATCTCTTCGCGTGGGCAAGAAGGCATTGTTTGAGGATGTGAATATCAAATTCACCGAGGGCAACTGCTATGGACTCATCGGTGCAAACGGTGCCGGAAAGTCCACATTCCTTAAGATCCTGTCAGGCCAGTTGGAGCCTACCAGCGGCGATGTCATCATCACTCCCGGACAGAGGCTGTCCTTCCTGCAGCAGGACCACTTTAAGTATGACCAGTACACGGTCCTGGATACGGTCATCATGGGCAATAAGAGACTGTATGAGATAATGAAGGAAAAGGAAGCCATCTACATGAAGGAGGACTTCACGGACGAGGACGGCATCAAGGCCGCTGAGTTAGAGGGTGAATTCGCTAACATGAACGGATGGGAGGCAGAGTCAGATGCTGAAAGCCTTTTAAACGGACTTGGTATTGAGCCGGACCTGCACTATGCGCAGATGGGATCCCTTCTGGGCGCCCAGAAGGTAAAGGTACTTCTGGCCCAGGCCCTGTTCGGCAACCCCGACATCCTGCTTCTGGATGAGCCTACCAACCACCTGGACCTGGATGCCATTGCGTGGCTGGAGGAGTTTTTGATTAACTTTGAGAATACAGTTATCGTGGTATCCCATGACCGTTATTTCCTGAATAAAGTCTGCACCCAGATAGCTGACATTGACTACGGAAAAATCCAGCTGTTCGCAGGAAACTACGACTTCTGGGTAGAGTCCAGCCAGCTGATTGTGAAGCAGATGAAGGAAGCCAACCGCAAGAAGGAAGAGAAGATTAAGGAGCTCCAGGAATTTATCCAGCGCTTCTCCGCCAATGCGTCCAAGTCCAAGCAGGCCACTTCCCGTAAGCGCGCCCTTGAGAAGATTGAGCTGGACGACATCCGTCCTTCCAGCCGTAAGTATCCGTACATTGATTTCCGTCCTTTCCGCGAGATTGGCAATGAGGTCCTGACCGTGGAGCACTTAAGCAAGACCATTGACGGCGAAAAGATACTGGACGATATCTCCTTCATTCTGGGCCGCGAGGACAAGGTTGCCCTGGTAGGACCAAATGAGCGGGCCAAGACCGTGCTCTTTAAGATTCTGTCCGGTGAGATGGAGCCGGATGAGGGTAGCTATAAGTGGGGTCTTACCACCTCGCAGGCTTATTTCCCCAAGGATAACAGCGCCGAGTTTGACAACGACGACACTATCGTAGAGTGGCTGACCCAGTATTCTCCTGAGAAGGACGTAACCTATGTCCGCGGTTTCCTGGGACGCATGCTGTTTGCCGGCGAGGACGGAGTAAAGAAGGTGAAGGTCCTTTCCGGAGGTGAGAAGGTGCGCTGCATGCTGTCCAAGATGATGATATCCGGCGCCAATGTGCTGATGTTGGATGAGCCTACGGACCACCTGGACATGGAGTCTATCGACGCTCTGAACCGCGGTATGATTAAGTTCCCGGGCGTGATGATTTTCTCCTCCCGTGACCACCAGATTGTGCAGACTACTGCAAACCGTATCATGGAAATCATTAACGGCAAGCTGGTTGATAAGATTACCACCTACGACGAGTACCTTGAAAGCGACGAGATGGCACGTAAGAGATTTACCTTCACACTGACTGAGAGTGAAGAGGCAGATGATTAA
- a CDS encoding PucR family transcriptional regulator: protein MNDPVLTLRWFLNCPEIDNLEFFGDEDCLGNPITGVNVIDNPEGVPWIKKNELVLTTGFIFYKDIALTKKLLKELHDVSCTALCIKIKRFYDTIPQFLIEEAARYRLPLIAVPFYHSYSDIMRVIFRELELRQLSNQAFVINETRKFCQLFTSNSGISSMLSMLSSYTDSIILITDYNDKSVYFHIPDSYANLLQTSSRVVIRPDKSKNAESGKEADSDKEASNTRRFWINKQIIPFAVFPIPSGRYYLCADINAAPLSDDIVSIITNCLPILSTELETIQVNQRRFSSTNHFAPFFSMLSDMRSKSSEEIRIVCNTYSFPYDCKRVCIAYEIQQTGSPERLMRTVYDKFSTALENSGQQYFLSFYNDYVIVFLFFQKSISNLEAVNQAQMTAEYLYQSLDESLRQWVRGGVSRSHSRLVTIGTAFEESLISINMQSHLNPQKAVASYLRQIPYHLLRNLNHHDLNKIYNDTIVRLVDYDQANGTCLVHTLRMYLENRMVIRETSRQLFIHRNTLADHLNLIKRILGTDLEAMDEIFSFYLGLCAYDLLRET from the coding sequence ATGAATGACCCTGTGCTGACGCTGCGATGGTTTTTAAACTGCCCTGAAATTGATAATCTGGAATTCTTCGGAGATGAGGACTGTCTGGGAAATCCCATTACCGGAGTCAACGTAATTGACAATCCGGAAGGCGTCCCCTGGATTAAAAAAAACGAACTGGTCCTGACGACCGGCTTTATTTTTTATAAAGACATTGCACTGACAAAAAAGCTACTAAAGGAGCTCCACGATGTCAGCTGCACCGCGCTGTGCATAAAAATAAAACGTTTTTACGACACCATCCCTCAGTTTCTCATAGAAGAAGCGGCCAGGTACCGCCTTCCTCTGATTGCAGTTCCCTTCTACCACAGTTACTCTGATATTATGCGTGTCATATTCCGTGAACTGGAACTGAGGCAGCTCTCCAACCAGGCCTTTGTCATCAATGAAACCCGCAAATTTTGCCAGCTTTTCACCAGCAACAGCGGAATCAGCTCCATGCTGTCCATGCTGTCCTCCTACACGGATTCCATCATTCTGATAACCGACTATAATGACAAATCCGTGTATTTCCATATTCCGGATTCCTATGCCAATCTCCTGCAAACCTCCAGCCGTGTAGTGATCCGGCCCGATAAATCCAAGAATGCAGAGAGCGGCAAGGAGGCTGACAGCGATAAGGAGGCTTCCAATACGCGCAGGTTCTGGATCAACAAACAAATCATACCCTTTGCCGTTTTTCCTATCCCCAGCGGCAGGTATTACCTCTGCGCTGACATTAACGCTGCCCCCCTTTCGGATGACATAGTCTCTATCATCACAAACTGTCTTCCCATCCTGTCAACCGAGCTTGAGACCATCCAGGTGAATCAGAGGCGTTTTTCCTCCACCAACCACTTTGCTCCTTTTTTCTCCATGCTGTCGGACATGCGTTCCAAGTCCAGCGAAGAAATAAGGATAGTGTGCAATACCTACTCCTTTCCCTATGACTGCAAGCGTGTCTGCATTGCCTACGAAATCCAGCAGACGGGAAGCCCGGAACGGCTGATGCGCACGGTATACGATAAATTCAGCACTGCTCTGGAAAATTCGGGACAGCAGTACTTCCTGAGTTTTTACAATGATTATGTGATTGTATTTCTGTTCTTCCAGAAAAGCATCTCCAACCTGGAGGCAGTGAACCAGGCACAGATGACAGCGGAATACCTGTACCAATCTTTGGATGAGAGCCTGCGCCAGTGGGTGCGGGGAGGGGTCAGCAGAAGCCACAGCCGTTTGGTGACAATCGGCACCGCATTTGAGGAAAGCTTAATCTCCATCAATATGCAGTCCCACCTCAATCCCCAAAAGGCTGTGGCTTCCTATCTGCGTCAGATTCCCTATCATCTCCTGAGGAACCTGAACCATCACGACCTGAATAAAATATATAACGACACCATCGTCCGGCTGGTGGATTACGACCAGGCAAACGGAACCTGCCTGGTCCACACCCTGCGCATGTACCTGGAAAACCGTATGGTCATCCGCGAGACCTCCAGACAGCTCTTCATCCACCGCAATACCCTGGCAGACCATCTGAATCTGATAAAGCGTATACTAGGCACCGATTTGGAAGCCATGGACGAAATCTTCAGCTTCTATCTGGGACTATGCGCCTACGATCTGCTCAGGGAAACATAA
- a CDS encoding DUF1177 domain-containing protein: MLIKQLLEVYDVLDASNASGETVEAYLRGIRKDADIHVYPLVGPKGKTDMVKVRIHGSRGKTSGGDAPTLGLLGRLGGLGARPERIGFVSDGDGALVALSLAAKLLDMQNKGDILEGDIIVSTHVCPDAPTRPHKPVAFMDSPVEMAQVNKEELSDELDAVLSVDTTKGNRIINTRGFAISPTVKEGYILKVSESVLDIMQTTTGRLPYVYALSVQDITPYGNDLYHLNSILQPATGTKAPVIGVAITTEVPVAGCATGATHITDCEEAARFMLEVAKAYARGECSFYDEDEFTRIRKLYGNMNHLQTLGKDA; the protein is encoded by the coding sequence GTGTTAATCAAACAGTTATTGGAAGTGTATGATGTTCTGGATGCCAGCAATGCCAGCGGAGAAACGGTTGAGGCATACTTAAGAGGAATCAGGAAGGATGCGGATATCCACGTATATCCGCTCGTTGGGCCAAAGGGAAAAACCGATATGGTCAAAGTCAGGATTCACGGAAGCAGGGGAAAGACGTCCGGAGGAGATGCGCCCACACTGGGGCTTTTGGGACGCCTGGGAGGATTGGGAGCAAGGCCGGAGCGAATCGGATTCGTGTCTGACGGCGACGGCGCCCTGGTGGCATTATCCCTGGCTGCAAAGCTCTTGGATATGCAGAATAAGGGCGACATACTGGAGGGTGACATCATTGTATCCACTCATGTGTGTCCCGACGCGCCTACAAGGCCCCACAAGCCGGTGGCATTTATGGATTCACCTGTGGAGATGGCCCAGGTCAACAAGGAAGAGCTGAGTGATGAGCTTGACGCGGTCCTGTCTGTTGACACTACCAAGGGGAACCGGATTATCAACACAAGGGGATTCGCCATATCACCTACGGTTAAGGAGGGATATATTCTGAAGGTGTCTGAGTCCGTTCTGGACATTATGCAGACCACCACCGGGCGGCTCCCCTATGTATATGCCCTGTCTGTCCAGGATATTACGCCCTATGGCAATGATCTGTATCATTTAAACAGCATCCTGCAGCCTGCAACGGGAACAAAGGCGCCGGTTATCGGAGTAGCCATCACCACAGAGGTGCCGGTGGCTGGATGTGCTACCGGAGCCACCCATATCACGGACTGTGAGGAGGCCGCCAGATTTATGCTGGAGGTAGCAAAAGCTTATGCAAGAGGGGAATGCAGCTTTTACGATGAGGACGAGTTTACAAGAATCAGGAAGCTGTATGGGAATATGAACCACCTCCAGACATTAGGCAAAGATGCATAG
- a CDS encoding M20 family metallopeptidase, with translation MRKENLISMVEDRKDELIDLVSRLIRINSENPTGTQREVVDFVEKYLEKAGIAYEETGENPDYPCVVARMGSDDGYSLIFNGHVDVVPAGDRGLWDFDPFCGTVTDSQILGRGTSDMKAGVAGVLFAMALLKESNVCLKGNIRLHIVSDEESGGEYGSAWLCEHGYAKGANGCLVAEPTSMATIEIGQKGGMLLTIRAHGKAAHGSLGNYKGENAILKMAKVLPLVEKLTRISGHFSDRQLKPLADSKMIAEDKNEIPGLGSVIDHVTTNIGLIQGGTRHNMVPDCCEAVVDCRLPIGVSQDEIAACVEEIRRESGVDGVDFELNYRSEPNFTDHEDPLVLAVKKNVEAFLGTQVVPAYQWASSDARDYRRQGIPTIQFGPSNTVGIHSYNETVEIEDVVTAAKAYVAAVCDLMGIE, from the coding sequence ATGAGAAAAGAAAATTTAATCAGCATGGTGGAAGATCGGAAAGATGAACTGATTGACCTGGTTTCCCGGCTTATCAGGATTAACAGTGAGAATCCCACAGGAACCCAGAGGGAAGTGGTGGATTTTGTTGAGAAATATCTGGAGAAGGCCGGCATTGCCTATGAGGAAACCGGGGAAAACCCGGATTATCCCTGCGTGGTGGCCAGGATGGGCAGCGATGACGGCTACAGCCTGATTTTTAACGGACATGTGGATGTAGTCCCGGCGGGAGACCGAGGGTTATGGGATTTTGATCCTTTCTGCGGTACGGTCACTGACAGCCAGATATTGGGTAGGGGAACCTCCGACATGAAGGCCGGGGTGGCCGGAGTCCTTTTTGCCATGGCTCTGTTAAAAGAGTCCAATGTCTGCCTTAAGGGAAATATACGGCTTCACATTGTTTCCGACGAGGAGAGCGGTGGGGAGTACGGCTCTGCGTGGCTGTGTGAGCACGGATACGCCAAGGGAGCAAACGGATGCCTGGTGGCGGAACCCACCTCCATGGCTACCATTGAGATTGGCCAGAAGGGGGGAATGCTGCTGACAATCCGGGCTCATGGCAAGGCGGCCCACGGAAGTCTTGGGAATTATAAGGGAGAGAATGCAATCCTTAAGATGGCAAAGGTCCTTCCGCTGGTGGAAAAGCTTACCAGGATAAGCGGGCATTTTTCAGACAGGCAGTTAAAGCCTCTGGCAGACTCAAAGATGATAGCGGAGGATAAGAATGAGATTCCGGGTTTGGGAAGTGTCATAGATCATGTAACCACCAATATCGGACTGATACAGGGGGGAACCCGCCACAATATGGTGCCGGACTGCTGCGAGGCAGTGGTTGACTGCCGTCTGCCCATAGGTGTCAGCCAGGATGAGATTGCTGCCTGCGTGGAGGAGATACGCAGGGAGAGCGGAGTGGATGGGGTTGATTTTGAGCTGAATTACCGCTCCGAGCCAAACTTTACGGATCACGAGGATCCATTGGTCCTTGCGGTAAAGAAGAATGTGGAGGCATTTTTAGGTACTCAGGTGGTGCCTGCTTACCAGTGGGCTTCCAGCGACGCCAGGGATTACCGGCGTCAGGGTATTCCCACGATCCAGTTCGGGCCGTCCAATACAGTGGGGATCCACTCTTACAATGAGACAGTGGAGATAGAAGATGTGGTGACTGCCGCCAAGGCATATGTGGCAGCGGTGTGCGATTTAATGGGAATTGAATAA
- a CDS encoding ABC transporter ATP-binding protein, whose translation MEDRKVILKIEHLCKDFDIKAKSFTGKALKLHALSDISLDIYEGETLGIIGESGCGKSTLGRCLVNLHPITSGKLVYDGKELNRLRKKERQALSREIQMVFQDPYSSLDPRHTAADSVEEPMIVHKTPATARERQERTIGLFKEVGLDMQHLNRYPHEFSGGQRQRLNIARAIASNPRVVICDEPVSALDVSIQAQVINLFKKLQKHFNLTYIFISHDLSVVKYISDRIAIMYLGRLVELCDSDSIYHNPLHPYTQALLSAIPPESPEEEKERIVLTGEVPSPIGEQKGCPLANRCPRCMKRCREELPKLLPHGDTDHMVACFLYQNERD comes from the coding sequence GTGGAAGATAGGAAAGTGATATTGAAGATTGAACATCTGTGCAAGGATTTTGACATAAAAGCAAAGTCTTTTACCGGCAAGGCCTTAAAGCTGCACGCCCTTTCCGACATCAGCCTGGATATCTACGAGGGTGAGACCCTGGGTATCATCGGTGAGTCAGGCTGCGGCAAGTCCACTCTGGGACGCTGCCTGGTCAACCTCCATCCCATCACATCAGGAAAGCTGGTTTATGACGGAAAAGAGCTGAACCGTCTCAGGAAGAAAGAGCGCCAGGCCCTGAGCCGGGAGATACAGATGGTATTTCAGGATCCCTATTCTTCCCTGGACCCCCGCCATACGGCCGCGGATTCCGTGGAGGAACCCATGATTGTCCACAAGACGCCTGCCACTGCCAGGGAACGCCAGGAAAGGACCATAGGCCTGTTCAAGGAAGTGGGACTTGATATGCAGCATTTAAACCGATATCCCCATGAGTTTTCTGGGGGACAGCGCCAAAGGCTGAACATTGCCAGGGCCATTGCCAGTAATCCCAGAGTGGTCATCTGCGATGAACCGGTATCGGCTCTTGACGTGTCCATACAGGCCCAGGTCATTAACCTGTTTAAGAAGCTGCAAAAGCATTTTAACCTTACATATATTTTCATATCCCATGACCTGAGCGTGGTGAAATATATCAGCGACCGCATCGCCATCATGTATCTGGGACGGCTGGTGGAACTGTGTGACAGTGACTCTATCTACCACAATCCCCTGCATCCGTATACCCAGGCACTTTTGTCCGCCATTCCGCCGGAATCCCCGGAGGAGGAAAAGGAACGCATTGTGCTGACCGGTGAGGTACCCAGCCCAATTGGGGAACAGAAGGGATGCCCTCTTGCAAACCGCTGTCCACGGTGTATGAAGCGGTGCAGGGAGGAACTGCCGAAACTGCTGCCCCACGGGGACACGGACCACATGGTAGCCTGTTTTCTATATCAGAACGAACGCGACTGA